TCATGATGTATTATAAAAGCTTCTTTTCCTTCAAAATCTTTAATTTTTTTTATTGAATTTTCAATATCCTTAAAAAATTTTTCCAAGTTTTGCATTAATATTTTTAATAAAATACTATATTATAAATATTTTTGAAATTAGAAATTATCTTCGTTCAATTTCAGCTAATCTTTCAGGTAAAAACTCATTAACAATGAATGGCAATCCATATCTAGAGAAAGCTTCAAGTTCCGCCTTTTTTTGATGTTTCCAGAAAACATTTATTTCTCTTTTCCATGGATCTTTTTGATATCTTGGGTCTTTTTCAAGTTCTTTTAAGCGTTTAACATCTATGCTTGATAATTTCATTGCTGGTAATTTATATCTTTCAATATCACTTGCATATATTCCAGCCCAAATAGCATCTGGAATATTTAATTCTGTTATATGTGCTGCTAATGCAGAACCATATATGAGAACTGAAGCTATATGCATTCCAAAAACATCTGCATCAGTGAAAATATATATTGGAAGATTCAATTCATGATTTAATCTTCTTATGAAATGCCTTGTAGCTCTAGGAGCTTGACCTGCAGTATGGATTAATATTGCTTTAAATTTCTCATGTGCTTTTTCTTCTAAGAATCTTTGATAAACTGCGCCTTTTTCTACAACCAAAACCATTTTAGCTTTACATTTTATGAATTCTGCTTTTGCCATACTTGGACCAATCATTGCACCATCTGGAATTGAAGTTAAATCAAGCCTCCTTCCTTCATATCCTTTAGTAGTAAATTCAACTATTAATGGACCGAAAACAGATGACCTTTCTTCTGGAAAAATATGAAAGTTTTCACGTGAAGAATTTAAAAAAGCCTCTAAATCCATTATTGTATCATCGCTTTCAGCTTGATCCTTAAAATCTATTCCAAATCCTAGAGCATTATAGAATGCATCTCTAAGAGTTGATGTTTTATCTGTTAAGATTAAATCTTTTGCAAAAGTTGCTAACCAAAGAAATTGAGCAAATGGTCTTAAATGTCTTATATTACGTGCAGACCTTTGTATTCTTTTATCTCCTAGAACATATTGTCTTATTTTTGGATCATAAACAATGTTAGTTGTTGATCTACTTGGAAGCTCTATTGAAGGAAAACGTTTTTTATATATTTCATCATAAATATTTATTCCTAAGCTTTCTAATTTTTTCAATATATTTAATTCGATTTTTTTAGAAGTATATTTTATACTTTTTCCGCTTGTTTCTGAAGACATATTTTCTCATATTTATTTCTTCTTAATAAAGGTTTTAAAAGAAAAACATTAAGTAATTTATATAGGAAGCTTTTTTTTAAAAAAATATTATAAAATGAAAGTTCTTTCAAAAGATTTTTATGAAAGAAAGACAGAGAAAGTTGCAAAAGACTTACTTGGAAAAATTTTAATTAGAAAAATTAATTCAAAAATACTTTCTGGTAAAATTGTTGAAGTGGAAGCATATTATGGTAAAGAAGACCCTGCATCTAGAGCATATCTTGGAAAGCCAAAATATGTTGTAAAATTACTTTATGATGAGCCAGGAAAAGCATTAATTTATAATGTTCATGCAAATTGGCTTTTTAATATTATTGCGCATGAAAAAGGAAGAGTAGGAGCTATTTTAATAAGAGCAATAGAGCCAATTGATGGAATAGAAGATATGATTAAGAATAGAAAAGTGAAAAATATTTTTGAATTAACTAATGGACCGGGAAAATTAACAAAAGCTTTAAAAATAACTAAAGAATTGAATGGAATTTTTGTTACAAATACTGAAAGCCCAATTATAATTATAGAAGGTGTGAAGGAAGGAATTGAAATTTGTTCTTCTCATAGAATTGGTGTAAGTAAAGATTTAAAGAAGGAACTTAGATTTTTTATTAAAGGAAGTAAATTTGTTTCTAAATGAAGTAATAAATAAAAATTTAGTATAAAATTATAAAAAAGAAAAAACATAAATTATATAGTAGTTTTTTATTATTAAATTCATGTCAAAAGAAGAGGAATATGAAAGATTAAAAGATTTTCTTAATAAATTTGAAGAAGACCTTAATTATGGCATAAAAGTAATCATACCAGGAATAATTGAAATGAAAATGTTACCTTTAGACCTTCGTGTTTCAATAGAAAATTCTTGGAGAGAAATTGAAGAAATATTTAATAAAGTTTTAGATGGAATTGATAATATTAAGATAAGTGATCTTGAAAAAGTAGGGCTTTCAGGTGCAGAATTAGATTTTAAAATTTCAATATTTAATTCGTTGCATTATAATTTTAGAAAAATGCTTTCACAAGAAGCTTTTAAAAAATTGCTTAAAGCCGCAGATAGTATTTTAGAAGGGCTTAGTTTAAATATCTTTTTAGTGCATCGTATAATAGGATTTAAAGAAAGTATTGAATTATTATTACTTTAAATTTTTCTTATGCATTCATTTTTCTTAATATAACTAAATTATTTTAATTTTAAAGAGCATAAAAAAAGAAAAATAGTTTCCTATTTAATTATATAGGTGTTTATAATTCAATAAATAAACATATTTAAATATCAAAATAATTAATACTAATTTGAATATAAATGGTTGAAAAAATTCCATCATGGATTGAAAGAATTTTATTACCAAAGCTAAGCGAGATAATTGGAGAAATGAAAGCAATTAATGCAAGAATAGATTCTTTAAAGAAAACAATGAATAGTCTTAGGAATGAAATGATGAGTTTAAGAAATGAAATGTTAGCTAGAATTGATTCTTTAGAAAAAAGGATTCCAATGATGGAAAAATTAACAGAATTGGAAATTAGAATAAGTAGATTAGAAAAAGAAAAACAAATAGTATAAAAATATAATGAAATAAACAAGTGGAAGGTAATTAAGAAGTATGATAAAGTTTAAAATTTTTAAAATAAATTAAAAAACTTAATAAAAGATAAAAAATTGAATATTATGAAAATTTTAAAATGGTTAATAAAATTAGATAGAATTTTGCGCTGGATTTTAGTTATTATTCTTTTAATAGAAATATTAAGTGGTTATTGTCTTATTAAACCATATTTTATAGAAAGAGTGACTTTTAATTTAATTAATAGATATAATGCATATTTTCTTCATACATTACTTGATTTTCCAATTTTTATTCTTGCAAGTTTTCATGCATGTTTATATATTCATCAATATTATAAAATTAAATATAAAGAAATTTCTTATGCAATTATCATTTTATCCATAATTATTAATTTAATTCTTATAATTATTGAATTTGGTTAATAAAAATTTTAAGATACATGATACTTAGTCTTTAGAATAGAGAAAGATTTTTTAATAAAATGAAATATTCATGATGAATTATAATTAAAGCTGATATGGAAATTATAGGAAATCTATTAGATGGAATATTGAAATATTCGGCAGAAAACCTTAATAGAGGAAATAGGTTAAATAATTTAAGGAGGATTTATGATTAAAGGAAAAATTGTTTTAATAGTTATAATATTGCTTTTAGCAAGTAATATTTACACTTACATTCACTTCAATCGTGAGAATCTAGAATTAAGGAATGCTTTAAATAGAGAAAAAGCAAAAAATGATGAACTTTCACAAAGTGTTTCTTGGTTAGAAAATTCATATGCAGAATTAAATGAAAGATATCAAAAATTAATGGAAGAAAACCATAATCTATCTTTAACTATTCAGGAACTACAAACCATGAATGAAATTTTGAATACAAGCTACCATGAAGTTCTTGAAGCTAATAAAAGAATAGCTAAATCATTAGAAGATATTGGAAGCGTTCTTATTGTTCCATACAATTATACTTTGATGGGATATTATGACTTTATAGCTAAGTTTACATATGCTTATTCTGATGAAATGAAAGAATTTATATTAAATATAACTAATGGATGGGATGGTACAGAAGAAGATTTTTTGTCGGATCTCTATAAGATATATAAGTCTTGGCATGACTCTTTTACATTCGTTTCTCCTTCTCCTTCACAAGAAAATCTTACTTTCATTAACATAGGTACATGGGGGTATACAACAAATATTCTAAATGATGTTTATCTTAAATATGTAACCTATGAAGTATTAGAAGCGCCTATAATTGGAGCTCAAATAAGCTTTCGATACAAGAAAGGTGTATGTTGGGACTATGCAACTGTTCTTGTATCTCTATTTTATGCTTATTCTGATATGATTGAAAGGAAGCTCTCCGTGGGCTATCTTTCAATAGGATTAATAGAGCGTGGGTCTCATCATGGTTGTGTATTAATAAAGGAACATGGAGATATGATTGCTATAATTGATTGGGATGTGATAACAAGAGAAAATGAAAAAGTAATTTTTATGCCTTTTGAAAAAGCTAAAGAATTGCATGAAAAGTATTGGAATTGTACGATTAGTTATGATAGTGTTGGAAGGAGAACATCAACTTCCCCGTTTGTCATCAATAACTTCTCCTCAAATGAAGAATTCTATAAATGGCTTGTTGAAGAATTCGATTAAGAATAAAACTAATTATAGAATAAAAATTAATCTCCAATCCAAAATATTTTTCACTTGATTTTTTAGTAATATTTTCATAATCATGAATATAAGTTATATTCAGACCAATACAAGTTTATTTAAAACAATTTATTCTTAAATTTATTTTTAAAAAATGGAAGACAAACATAATTGTCTTTTCAAAAAATATAAAATATGTTTCATAATAAATATTCTCTAAGCATTTCTAATATTTCCCTTTCTATAGAAGAAATATAATTAAAAGCATCTTCTGCAGTTGATCTTCTACTTTTATATTCAACAAATAATCTTCTATACCAATAAATTGCATCATTTATTTTAATTCTTAAAAAGCCTAAATGTTTAAGCTTATCTGGAAAATTTCTTAAATTTGGAAGCATAAGTATAAAATCAACAAATACAAATCTTTCAGAATTAGCATAATCATTTCCTGTTTCTAAATCAAAGGAAATGCAAAGTAGCTTATCAGAGGATAAAAATGAAATTCTTTCTTTACTTGGAAATCTTATTCTTTCATAACCAAGCTTTTTTAAAATTGGAGAAAAATATTCTTTAACAAAACCTTTTCTAATTAATCTAGTAGTTTTTGCTTCACTACTGCCCCTTTTTACCCATTTGTCTATTTTCTCCACGGTTAGAGAAAAATATGAAAAATATTTATGTTTTTCTCTTTTTTAGAAAAGTATTAAATGTATTCGATAATCTTTTTATTTTGATACTATTACTCTGCTATTAATAAATTGTTCGATTTTTTTAAAAAGTATTAGAACATTAATAATTTAACAATAGCAAAACTTTCATACTTAAGAATAGTACTAATATCAATAAGTAATTCGATTAAAAATAGGATTAAACAAATCCTATTTATTTTTATAGAAGAAATAGAAGAATTATGTAATGTAGATCTAATTATTTTTTTTTATACGTAAAACTTTAAGAAAAATTATATTTTAAAATAAAAAAGTAAGACTTAAATATTACTTTTGTTTTACAAAAAATGATGAGTGAAGTAAAAGTATCTACAAAAGGGCAAATAGTCATACCAAAGGATATTAGAAAGAAATTAGGTTTAAAGCCTGGTGATAAAGTTAAAATTGAAATTCTAGAAGGTAAAAAAGCAATTATGCAACCTGTTACAAACCCTCCAGAAGAAATTTTTATTAAAGTTAATGATGAAGTAATTGAAGGTATCTTAAAAGAAGTAAATAAACAAGATGATGAAAAAATTAGAAGGCTTTTGAAAAATCTTGGGGTTAAATATTGAATCGTATTTCACTTGATACAAGTGTTTTAATAGAATACATTAATTTAGCAGGGTCTTTTCATAAAGAAGCTAAAGCAGTTATCCAATGCATTCTTAATGGAAAGCTTATTGCAATTATACCTCATCCTGTACTTGTAGAAACTTATTATGTTTCAACTCGGATTTATGAAAAACTTGGCTTAAGTAATCCTGAGAAAAGAGCTGAGAAATTCATCGAGTGGCTTTATAGATCTCCAAATTTTTCCTTAGCAGAATCTTCGCTCGAACTTGCAATTCTTGCTGGAAAAATAAAAAAGAAATTTAATTTAGCATTAACTGATGCATATGTATTAGCTTCTTCAAAACTATATCATGCAAAAGCAGTATTTAAGATTAGAGAAAAAGAAATAATGGAAAAATTAGATGAAATAAAAAAGGAGTATGATGTCGTATTCCTTGAAGCATGAAATTTTTCACTTTATACTTGATTTATTATCTTCACTTAAAGTTGATAGATAAAAAAATTTCTTTTTGCAATAATCATAATATTTTATTTTCCCATTTTTAACAAATTCTTCAACGTTTGGAATATCTGTTTATGATATATCATTTATAAAATAAAAATTAGAATTAAGAAAAATCTCTATATCTTAAAGGAGAAAACTTATGGTTCTCGATATTATTGAGTATATGTAATAAGTAGGTAGTTAGATAGAAAGAAAAAATTAAAGGAGAATTACTTAATTTTAAAGAAAGTAGAAATACAATAATTCAAATATTAAATATTAACTTAATTATAATCATTTTAAGAATTTGCTAAAACTTAGGAAAATTACTAATATATTGTAAAAAAATAAAAAATAAAAATTTTGTTAAAAAAATCTAAGATAGCTTTATATACTACCTTTCTTTACTACATTTAGGTGGTTATAATGGGTAAGTATATTACAGTTTCCACAAAGGTAAGAAAAGAACTTAAGGAAGAAGCTGAAAAGCTTGGTATAAAAATTTCTGAAGTTCTTAGATATGCGCTTGAAGAAGAAGTTAAGAAAGAAAAGCTTAAGAGATTAGAGAAAAAACTTAACGATATTAGTAATGTGCTTGATAAAATTAACATGAATAATATTGTGAGAGGCATTAGAGAAGATAGGGAGAATAGATGAAAAACTTACTTTTTGATGCTTCTTCATTAATATATTCATTGAAAATAAGAAATTTAAAACAGCTTTATAATAATTATATTCAATTTTTAACAATTTATGAAGTAATAAATGCTATATGGAGAGAAAGTTATTTAACTAAAGAAGTAACTATTAAAGAAGCAGGAGAACTTGCGAGTATATTTAATGAAGTTATAGAACTTATGAAGATGATAAATCCTCATGGATATGAGAAAGAAATATTGGAAATTGCATGGAAATTAGGAATAAGTGCTTATGATGCATCATATATAGTGCTTGCAAAAAAGCATAACTTAATATTGGTAAGCGAGGATGAAAAATTAAAAAGAAAAGTTGGTAAAATTATAAAAATTGTTAGCTTAAAAGAATTATCTTAATTCGTGATCATTATTTGGTGGAAAAAATAGTTATTTAATTGTAGATTTCTTCTTTTTCTTAATTTAAATTAGTAGTGGAAAAATTCCATGTATTATGATATCTATGACAAAATGTGATATCATTGCTGATTCTAAACCCTTTTTCCAGTATAGCCATCCGAAGATAGTCCCGGTAATGCCGTTTAGAATAATGGCGCGTGTAACTATAAAAGGTGTAATGGAAAATAGTATAGCTGTAGAGGGAAGATGCATTAAGCCGAAAATTATTGCTGTTATTATAATAGCCGGCCAGATAATTGATTCTGTAGGTTTTCCTTCTTTTGTTCTCTTAATTTTGGAAAATATCCACACAAATAGACTCATTAATAGTAAGCGGTTCATTATTTCCTCATTAATTGCGCCATAAAAAGATACTAAAAATCTTTGCCATGCTGGTACTTCAGGCAGCTTTGTAATATATATGAGCTCGTTTGGGAATAGAAAAT
The DNA window shown above is from Nitrososphaerota archaeon and carries:
- a CDS encoding DNA topoisomerase IV subunit A, whose translation is MSSETSGKSIKYTSKKIELNILKKLESLGINIYDEIYKKRFPSIELPSRSTTNIVYDPKIRQYVLGDKRIQRSARNIRHLRPFAQFLWLATFAKDLILTDKTSTLRDAFYNALGFGIDFKDQAESDDTIMDLEAFLNSSRENFHIFPEERSSVFGPLIVEFTTKGYEGRRLDLTSIPDGAMIGPSMAKAEFIKCKAKMVLVVEKGAVYQRFLEEKAHEKFKAILIHTAGQAPRATRHFIRRLNHELNLPIYIFTDADVFGMHIASVLIYGSALAAHITELNIPDAIWAGIYASDIERYKLPAMKLSSIDVKRLKELEKDPRYQKDPWKREINVFWKHQKKAELEAFSRYGLPFIVNEFLPERLAEIERR
- a CDS encoding DNA-3-methyladenine glycosylase; translated protein: MKVLSKDFYERKTEKVAKDLLGKILIRKINSKILSGKIVEVEAYYGKEDPASRAYLGKPKYVVKLLYDEPGKALIYNVHANWLFNIIAHEKGRVGAILIRAIEPIDGIEDMIKNRKVKNIFELTNGPGKLTKALKITKELNGIFVTNTESPIIIIEGVKEGIEICSSHRIGVSKDLKKELRFFIKGSKFVSK
- a CDS encoding AbrB/MazE/SpoVT family DNA-binding domain-containing protein, producing the protein MSEVKVSTKGQIVIPKDIRKKLGLKPGDKVKIEILEGKKAIMQPVTNPPEEIFIKVNDEVIEGILKEVNKQDDEKIRRLLKNLGVKY
- a CDS encoding PIN domain-containing protein produces the protein MNRISLDTSVLIEYINLAGSFHKEAKAVIQCILNGKLIAIIPHPVLVETYYVSTRIYEKLGLSNPEKRAEKFIEWLYRSPNFSLAESSLELAILAGKIKKKFNLALTDAYVLASSKLYHAKAVFKIREKEIMEKLDEIKKEYDVVFLEA
- a CDS encoding type II toxin-antitoxin system VapC family toxin, which encodes MKNLLFDASSLIYSLKIRNLKQLYNNYIQFLTIYEVINAIWRESYLTKEVTIKEAGELASIFNEVIELMKMINPHGYEKEILEIAWKLGISAYDASYIVLAKKHNLILVSEDEKLKRKVGKIIKIVSLKELS
- a CDS encoding CPBP family intramembrane glutamic endopeptidase translates to MRIGHTKYNHRKLINWKVFWVLLIASIFGTICIIPYTLSIQTGLLEGLPIPLHILLIIQILNNIVMFAIFIFIGLYLAGKVGLSIPILERWSRGEEIKSTFKTILGISITLGVLAVILIAVLDFSFYFLFPNELIYITKLPEVPAWQRFLVSFYGAINEEIMNRLLLMSLFVWIFSKIKRTKEGKPTESIIWPAIIITAIIFGLMHLPSTAILFSITPFIVTRAIILNGITGTIFGWLYWKKGLESAMISHFVIDIIIHGIFPLLI